In Sphingopyxis macrogoltabida, the sequence CGCCATCCATCGTCGGCTGGCGTGGATGATGTTGGCGTCGTCGGCCATGATCCCGACATGGCCGGGAAAGAAGACGAGGTCGCCGCGCGCCAGCGCCGCGGGTTCGACATCCTTGTCCGCACCCAGCGATGCAAGTTGCAGGTCGCTGTCGCGCGGCAACTGGACACCCGCCATGCTCCACGCGAGCTGGACGAGCCCCGAGCAGTCGATGCCCTTTGCGGTGCGGCCGCCCCACACATAAGGGGTGCCGGTGAGCGCTTCGGCGATCGCCGCCGGGTCATCGTCCCGGGCGTCGACGTCGACCAGCGCCGCAAGCGGCAGGAAGCCATGCGAGGTCGCGAGCCATTCGTCCGCGGCTTCGCCCATGACGAGCGCACCGCGCGGCAGGATCGCCGAGCCGCCGGCCGCGGCGTCGGGGGCGCTGTGCAGGATCGCTTCGGCGGCGTGGACACGGTGGGTCGGCGCGATCGGGACGCCGAGCGCATCGGCGGCGAGATAACCGACATAATGGTCGGCGAGGCTGTAACCCCACGCCCAGCCGCCGGTCAGGTCGAGCAGCGCAAAGCCCTCGCCGAACAGCAACTCGCTCGTCTGTTCGGCATCGAGCGAGGGGGCGGCGCGCATCGTCGCGGCAGGTAGCACCCCGCTGCGCATCATCGGCGCGGCATAGTGCGGCGCGAAATGCTGTCCGGCGACGGCGATATCGGCCAGATCGGGGCGGATTGCGACGACGCGCGGATCGAACGTCTGCGACGTGCCGGTCAGGCCGAAGCGGTCACGCCCGGCGCCGACGACGCCGGGGCGTCCCATGCGCACGCGGTTCGCCGCTATACTGTCGCCATTCTTCGCTGTCACATGCCGTCCTGTAGAAGTCGTCGCCCGCCCGCGGCGGACAATCGCGGCGCATTAGACCAGCAGGCCCGCCTTTATCAAGACGCTTCGCCCACCGGACCGCGCTGGCTCCGGCGGTCGTAGCGCACCTGCAACATCGCCCATGCGGCGCGCAGTCCGAGCGCGGCGCCGCCCTTTGGCCGGCCGGGTTTCGCCGAGGGCCGCCAGGCGAAGGTGTCGAAATGCGCCCAGGCGGTATTGTCAGGAATGAAGCGCTTGAGAAACAGCGCCGCGGTGATCGTCCCGGCGAAAGCCGAACTCCCGGCATTGCCGATATCGGCGATGTCGGTTTCGAGGAGGTCGGCATAACTGTCCCACAGCGGCATCCGCCACAGCGGATCGTCGCGTTCGCTGCCGCCTTTCAGCAAATCGTCGGCGAGACTGTCGTCGTTCGCGAACAGCGCTGGCAGGTCGGGGCCCAGCGCGACGCGCGCGGCGCCGGTCAGCGTTGCGAAATCGAGGATCAGTTCGGGCTTGTCCTCGCCCGCCTTGGCGAGCGCGTCGCCGAGCACGAGCCGCCCCTCGGCATCGGTGTTGCCGATCTCGACCGTCAGCCCAAGCCGACTCTTGAGGACGTCGCCGGGGCGAAAAGCGTCGGCGGAAATCGCGTTCTCCGCCGCGGCGACGAGGCAGTGCAGGCGCACCGGCAGCCCCGCTGCCATCACCAGTTCGGCGAGCGCGAGCACATGCGCGGCGCCGCCCATATCCTTCTTCATCAGCCGCATGCCCGCCGACGGCTTGATGTCGAGCCCGCCGCTGTCGAAGCTGATGCCCTTGCCGACCAGCGCGACGCGCGGATGATCTTCCTTGCCCCAGACGATCTCGATCAGCCGCGGCGCATGATGCTTTGCCGCCGCCCGCCCGACCGCGTGGATCATCGGATAGCCCTGCTCGAGCGCTTCGCCCTTGGTGACGCTGAGCTTGCCGCCGTGCGCCTTGGCGATACGCTCGGCCGCCTTCTCGATGCTCGCCGGGCCCATGTCGGCGGCAGGCGTGTTGACGAGGTCGCGGACG encodes:
- a CDS encoding leucyl aminopeptidase family protein, producing the protein MIDYSDMIQPDQGQDARAIHLVDKKSYDGWLKDRSARERAHLAAVGFKPDAFVHAILPGDDPERWGVVTTVADVENLSAWCLAKLAQILPEGRYRVEGRQPGKALFGWMSAQYRFDAYRKKVETKGARVLLTNDVGAIAPMVAEARATALVRDLVNTPAADMGPASIEKAAERIAKAHGGKLSVTKGEALEQGYPMIHAVGRAAAKHHAPRLIEIVWGKEDHPRVALVGKGISFDSGGLDIKPSAGMRLMKKDMGGAAHVLALAELVMAAGLPVRLHCLVAAAENAISADAFRPGDVLKSRLGLTVEIGNTDAEGRLVLGDALAKAGEDKPELILDFATLTGAARVALGPDLPALFANDDSLADDLLKGGSERDDPLWRMPLWDSYADLLETDIADIGNAGSSAFAGTITAALFLKRFIPDNTAWAHFDTFAWRPSAKPGRPKGGAALGLRAAWAMLQVRYDRRSQRGPVGEAS
- a CDS encoding C40 family peptidase; translation: MTAKNGDSIAANRVRMGRPGVVGAGRDRFGLTGTSQTFDPRVVAIRPDLADIAVAGQHFAPHYAAPMMRSGVLPAATMRAAPSLDAEQTSELLFGEGFALLDLTGGWAWGYSLADHYVGYLAADALGVPIAPTHRVHAAEAILHSAPDAAAGGSAILPRGALVMGEAADEWLATSHGFLPLAALVDVDARDDDPAAIAEALTGTPYVWGGRTAKGIDCSGLVQLAWSMAGVQLPRDSDLQLASLGADKDVEPAALARGDLVFFPGHVGIMADDANIIHASRRWMAVNSEPLADVIARSAAKGNDVPVSGYKRLR